From [Clostridium] symbiosum, a single genomic window includes:
- a CDS encoding IS3 family transposase, protein MNDSSCVFEIICNTLQQSSNVLSVKELCSTAGVSRSGYYAWLKAAPARELQEQKDRADFERILAAYRLHGYTKGAKGIYMALLHMTPPAVMNLKKIRRLMDKFQLSCPHRGPNPYKRMARALKTSHVADNLLKREFDCYGPRMVLLTDITYLPYNGTSAYLSTVLDAFTRQILSYVLSESLEVDFVLETVKRLVKNHGISLKAETILHSDQGCHYTSYRFIRILSDKKLRQSMSRRGNCWDNAPQESFFGHMKDHIRAKLAQCGTFREVQSLIDDYMEYYNNRRYQWQLAKLAPNEFYDFITTGEYPLDISNVPALPAIARKPEELGASAGPSRTENHPNQ, encoded by the coding sequence ATGAACGATTCTTCCTGTGTATTCGAAATCATCTGTAACACCCTGCAGCAAAGCTCAAATGTCCTTTCGGTGAAAGAACTTTGTTCCACCGCCGGTGTTTCCAGGAGCGGTTACTATGCCTGGCTAAAGGCGGCCCCGGCCAGGGAGCTTCAGGAACAGAAGGACCGTGCGGATTTTGAACGGATCCTGGCGGCTTACCGGCTCCATGGTTATACAAAAGGGGCCAAAGGCATCTATATGGCCCTGCTTCATATGACCCCTCCGGCCGTCATGAACCTGAAAAAAATACGGAGGCTGATGGATAAGTTCCAGCTTTCCTGCCCACACCGTGGCCCCAACCCTTATAAAAGGATGGCAAGAGCCCTGAAAACCAGCCATGTCGCCGATAACCTGCTAAAGCGGGAGTTCGACTGCTATGGTCCCAGGATGGTCCTGTTAACCGATATCACTTACCTGCCTTATAACGGGACCTCTGCTTATTTATCAACGGTCCTGGATGCCTTCACCCGGCAGATCCTTTCGTATGTGCTGAGCGAATCCCTGGAAGTGGATTTTGTCCTTGAAACGGTGAAGCGGCTGGTTAAAAACCATGGGATTTCCCTTAAGGCGGAAACCATTCTCCACAGTGACCAGGGCTGCCATTATACCAGCTACCGATTCATCCGCATCCTTTCCGACAAGAAGCTGCGCCAATCCATGTCACGCCGGGGAAACTGCTGGGACAATGCCCCACAGGAAAGTTTCTTTGGCCATATGAAAGATCACATCCGGGCGAAACTGGCCCAATGCGGGACCTTTCGCGAAGTACAGTCCCTCATTGATGACTATATGGAGTATTACAATAACCGGCGTTATCAATGGCAACTTGCAAAGCTTGCCCCAAATGAGTTTTACGATTTTATCACCACCGGTGAATATCCACTGGATATTTCAAACGTACCGGCACTTCCGGCGATTGCCCGGAAACCGGAGGAACTTGGTGCCAGTGCGGGCCCCTCCCGCACAGAGAATCACCCAAACCAATAG
- a CDS encoding S8 family peptidase — translation MDNQKAENLLNLAMDATPEEREKSPALSVGFNREEKRWELIVKYNGDLNVILEALPEIQADPLSGGYAIMSVPESLIESLAGFSQVEYIEKPKRLYFSVNRGKSNSCINPVQEDGSGLTGRGVITAIIDSGIDYYHRDFRDAEGKSRILELWDQDRDTVYTRDQINEALETGSRAAAYQIVPERDVSGHGTAVAGIAAGSGLEGDGRYRGIAWESDLIVVKLGVPAADSFPRTTEMMRALDYVVNRAIFYQKPVTVNLSFGNTYGSHDGTSLLETYINMMAGQGKTTVVAGTGNEGSTRGHTAGFLTEGNTDEIELSVDDYETGFGVQLWKLYVDSFDIILVGPGGTSVGPLSSQLGSQRIRFARTTVLLYYGKPSPYSKAQEIYFDFIPRYDYVESGVWKIRLVPRRIISGQYDFWLPSESALNQSTYFLRPTPDTTLTIPSTAHGAISVGAYNDSYQTYADFSGRGFTRLDNLIKPDLSAPGVNVMTSRAGGGYEPVTGTSFATPFVTGSAALLMQWGIVMGNDPFLYGEKLKAYLIRGARHLPGETVYPNPRLGWGTLCLAASLPV, via the coding sequence ATGGACAATCAAAAAGCGGAAAACCTTCTGAATCTGGCCATGGATGCCACTCCGGAAGAACGTGAAAAATCGCCCGCGCTGAGCGTTGGGTTTAACAGAGAAGAGAAACGGTGGGAACTGATCGTAAAATACAACGGAGATCTGAACGTAATCCTTGAGGCGCTGCCTGAAATTCAGGCGGACCCGCTGTCGGGAGGTTATGCGATCATGTCGGTACCGGAATCACTAATAGAGTCTTTGGCAGGTTTTTCACAGGTTGAATATATTGAAAAGCCGAAAAGGCTCTATTTTTCCGTTAACAGAGGAAAAAGTAATTCGTGCATCAATCCGGTGCAGGAAGATGGAAGCGGTCTGACCGGCCGTGGAGTCATCACCGCAATCATCGACTCGGGAATTGATTATTATCACCGGGATTTCAGGGATGCGGAGGGAAAGAGCCGCATTCTGGAGCTGTGGGATCAGGACCGTGATACGGTATACACCCGCGATCAGATCAATGAGGCGCTGGAGACAGGCAGCCGTGCGGCGGCTTACCAGATTGTGCCGGAGAGGGATGTAAGCGGACACGGCACGGCGGTGGCCGGGATTGCCGCGGGAAGCGGCCTGGAAGGCGACGGACGGTATAGGGGCATTGCCTGGGAGAGTGATCTGATTGTTGTAAAGCTGGGAGTCCCGGCAGCCGACTCCTTTCCCAGGACAACGGAGATGATGCGGGCCCTCGACTACGTGGTCAACCGGGCGATTTTTTATCAGAAACCCGTGACAGTCAATCTGAGTTTCGGCAATACATATGGTTCACATGACGGAACCAGCCTTTTGGAGACATATATCAACATGATGGCTGGACAGGGAAAGACCACGGTTGTTGCGGGGACAGGCAATGAGGGCAGCACAAGAGGCCACACAGCCGGTTTCCTGACCGAGGGCAACACGGATGAGATAGAACTGTCGGTCGACGACTATGAGACAGGTTTCGGCGTGCAGCTCTGGAAACTGTATGTAGACAGTTTTGATATTATCCTTGTGGGCCCTGGCGGCACTTCGGTAGGCCCGCTCAGCAGCCAGCTTGGTTCACAGCGGATACGTTTTGCAAGGACCACGGTTCTTCTTTACTATGGGAAACCAAGTCCCTACAGCAAAGCCCAGGAAATCTACTTTGACTTTATACCCAGATATGACTACGTCGAGAGCGGCGTCTGGAAGATAAGGCTGGTGCCGAGGCGGATTATTTCCGGCCAGTATGATTTTTGGCTTCCATCGGAAAGCGCCCTGAACCAATCCACCTATTTTCTCCGTCCTACCCCGGATACGACGCTTACCATTCCATCCACAGCGCACGGAGCCATATCGGTGGGGGCATATAACGACTCCTACCAGACATACGCCGATTTCTCCGGCAGGGGTTTTACAAGACTCGACAACCTGATCAAACCGGACCTGTCCGCCCCCGGAGTCAACGTCATGACTTCCCGCGCCGGAGGCGGCTATGAACCAGTCACGGGAACCTCCTTCGCCACCCCCTTTGTAACGGGAAGCGCGGCCCTGCTGATGCAATGGGGAATCGTAATGGGAAACGACCCATTTCTTTACGGAGAAAAATTAAAGGCCTACCTGATCCGAGGGGCAAGACATTTGCCAGGCGAAACCGTTTATCCCAATCCGCGCCTTGGATGGGGAACACTGTGCCTGGCGGCATCCCTGCCGGTCTAG
- a CDS encoding SufD family Fe-S cluster assembly protein — MDQIQKILLEEVADLHGVPAGAYNIRANGEMAGRNTTANIDIVTKEDKSGIDIKIKAGTRNESVHIPVVLSQSGLMEMVYNDFYVGDNADVTIVAGCGIHNGGDAASEHDGIHRFFIGKNAKVRYVEKHYGEGDGKGKRILNPTTEVTMEEGSYLEMETVQIKGVDSTIRKTVADLEAGAKIVIKERLLTHGSQDAESSIIVNLNGEDASANVMSRSVAKEESHQKFVSIINGNSRCAGHTECDAIIMGNARIQAVPELTANDPDAALIHEAAIGKIAGDQIVKLMTLGLTESEAEEQIVNGFLK, encoded by the coding sequence ATGGATCAGATTCAAAAAATATTACTGGAAGAAGTTGCCGACCTGCACGGCGTGCCGGCAGGAGCTTATAATATCCGCGCCAACGGAGAGATGGCGGGAAGAAATACGACGGCGAACATAGATATTGTCACAAAAGAAGACAAATCGGGGATCGATATTAAAATCAAAGCAGGAACCAGGAATGAGAGTGTCCATATCCCGGTCGTTTTAAGCCAGAGCGGACTGATGGAGATGGTATATAACGACTTTTACGTGGGTGACAATGCCGACGTCACAATTGTAGCGGGCTGCGGCATCCACAATGGCGGCGATGCGGCGTCCGAACACGATGGAATCCACCGCTTTTTCATCGGAAAGAATGCAAAGGTCCGCTATGTGGAGAAACACTACGGGGAAGGGGATGGGAAAGGGAAAAGAATCCTGAACCCGACTACGGAGGTGACAATGGAGGAAGGCAGCTATCTGGAGATGGAAACCGTTCAGATTAAAGGGGTGGATTCCACAATCAGAAAGACGGTAGCCGACCTGGAGGCGGGCGCCAAGATAGTCATCAAAGAGCGTCTTCTGACCCACGGCAGCCAGGATGCGGAGAGCAGCATTATCGTCAACTTAAACGGGGAGGATGCCAGCGCCAACGTCATGTCGCGTTCCGTGGCAAAAGAGGAATCCCATCAGAAATTTGTATCCATCATCAACGGAAACAGCCGCTGTGCCGGCCATACGGAGTGCGATGCAATCATTATGGGCAATGCCAGAATCCAGGCGGTTCCCGAGCTTACGGCCAACGATCCGGATGCAGCCCTGATTCACGAGGCGGCCATTGGAAAGATTGCCGGAGACCAGATTGTCAAACTGATGACGCTGGGACTTACGGAATCCGAGGCAGAGGAGCAGATTGTCAACGGCTTCTTAAAATAG
- a CDS encoding ATP-binding cassette domain-containing protein: MLKLENVSYEIQEEKGQKGIIHHVDLTINDDEFVVITGPNGGGKSTLARLIAGIINPTGGRILFNGEDITGKNITERANMGISFAFQQPVRFKGVQVLDLIRLAAKQNMSAADACKYLSEVGLCAKDYINREVNASLSGGELKRIEIATVLARQSSLSVFDEPEAGIDLWSFQNLIQVFERMREKTKGSIMIISHQERILNIADRIVVIADGRVLKEGKREEVLPEILGTSSAVEACDFFRRDN, from the coding sequence ATGCTTAAACTGGAGAATGTTTCTTATGAAATCCAGGAAGAAAAGGGACAGAAGGGGATTATCCACCATGTCGATCTGACGATAAATGATGACGAGTTTGTGGTGATCACAGGACCGAACGGCGGCGGGAAATCTACGCTTGCAAGACTGATTGCAGGCATTATCAACCCGACCGGCGGCAGAATCCTGTTTAACGGCGAAGATATCACGGGAAAGAATATTACCGAGAGAGCCAATATGGGAATCAGCTTTGCATTCCAGCAGCCGGTACGTTTTAAGGGAGTCCAGGTTCTCGACCTGATCCGTCTGGCGGCAAAACAGAACATGTCTGCGGCGGATGCCTGTAAATATCTGTCGGAGGTTGGACTTTGCGCCAAGGACTATATTAACCGCGAGGTGAATGCGAGTCTTTCGGGCGGCGAACTGAAGAGGATTGAGATTGCCACCGTACTGGCCAGGCAGTCCAGCCTTTCCGTATTCGACGAACCGGAAGCCGGAATTGATCTCTGGAGCTTCCAGAACCTGATTCAGGTATTTGAGCGGATGAGAGAAAAGACAAAAGGCTCCATCATGATTATTTCCCATCAGGAGAGGATTCTTAACATTGCAGATCGGATCGTGGTGATTGCCGACGGGCGTGTATTAAAAGAGGGGAAAAGAGAAGAGGTGCTTCCGGAGATTCTGGGCACATCCTCGGCAGTAGAAGCCTGCGATTTTTTCAGGAGGGATAATTAA
- a CDS encoding SMP-30/gluconolactonase/LRE family protein, which produces MLYNAAEPEFYDLIDADAVLEPISVGHKVTEGIMWWPQNDCLIFSDMGVGKVYKWNPATYETTVIKFPSNISNGNFIDREGRIVTCEHATSSITRMEPDGRYMKTLASHYDGKELNSPNDIIVDSRGRIWFTDPVYGRTSKVAGIAREPEMGFQGVYCIDESGKLILARSDFEQPNGLCMEIGEETMLVNDTPRQEIRRFKVEEDCTLSGGEVVCKVGGRPDGTKIDAQGNIFTTATGDVFVFDKNGRKLGEIHVPGTCRNFCFGGPDRSELYFACETIYRLKTKTQGAEFFK; this is translated from the coding sequence ATGTTATACAATGCAGCAGAACCGGAATTTTACGACTTAATCGACGCCGATGCGGTGCTTGAACCGATCTCGGTGGGCCACAAAGTGACGGAGGGGATTATGTGGTGGCCTCAGAATGACTGTCTGATCTTTTCCGACATGGGTGTGGGAAAGGTGTACAAATGGAATCCGGCGACCTACGAGACAACCGTCATCAAATTCCCCAGCAATATTTCCAACGGTAATTTTATCGACCGCGAGGGCCGTATCGTGACATGTGAGCATGCAACCAGTTCCATCACACGCATGGAACCGGACGGGCGTTATATGAAAACGCTGGCCTCACACTATGACGGCAAGGAGTTAAACAGCCCCAACGATATCATAGTGGATTCCAGGGGCCGTATCTGGTTTACGGATCCGGTGTACGGACGTACCAGCAAGGTGGCCGGAATTGCCCGCGAGCCGGAAATGGGATTCCAGGGCGTGTACTGTATCGACGAGAGCGGAAAACTGATACTCGCCCGCAGTGATTTTGAGCAGCCAAACGGCCTGTGCATGGAAATCGGCGAAGAGACCATGCTGGTGAACGATACCCCGAGACAGGAGATACGGAGATTTAAAGTGGAAGAAGACTGCACCTTAAGCGGTGGTGAGGTGGTTTGCAAAGTCGGTGGCCGCCCTGACGGAACTAAGATCGATGCGCAGGGAAATATTTTCACAACAGCCACGGGTGATGTTTTCGTCTTCGATAAGAACGGCCGGAAACTCGGTGAAATCCACGTGCCGGGAACCTGCCGGAACTTCTGCTTCGGAGGCCCGGACCGCTCCGAACTCTACTTTGCGTGCGAGACGATCTACCGCCTTAAGACGAAAACACAGGGAGCCGAATTTTTTAAATAG
- a CDS encoding aminotransferase class V-fold PLP-dependent enzyme — MNFTDDMFPEEELEEIRSLFYYTERDPEGNKRLFFDNAGGSLRLKRAEDEFHRISSYPDAPGHSNRLAGILEEAAIQGRRDLKEVIFNAAGGALYPGYTASAVMMEMTRVISENAVGTNYVTTVLEHPSAFDAMEFCARKNGCGLRVAQANRETGGVDAGEVLSLIDKNTAVLSCMAASNISGYQYDIETIFREARKINPDLYIICDAVQHAPHGTLDPEKYGVDAMNFAPYKFFGVRGFGVAYLSDRAARLEHNRLSGKPADEWLAGSETPAHLAALTEIVNYVTALGKKKAPGCTDRRKLFELGMERIASHERGLLRIMLEGTEREKGLRHIEGVKVQMDGRDLRTRDLILGIEFERLGAKQAAAEYEKRGIVTFERTYDSIYSTRMLDAFASKGVVRISPLHVNTPREMEDFLKVTSEIAGL, encoded by the coding sequence ATGAATTTTACAGATGACATGTTTCCTGAAGAAGAGCTGGAAGAAATACGTTCCCTGTTTTATTATACGGAGCGTGACCCCGAGGGGAATAAAAGACTGTTTTTCGACAATGCGGGAGGTTCGCTGCGTCTGAAACGGGCAGAGGATGAATTTCACAGAATCAGCAGCTATCCGGATGCGCCGGGACATTCCAACCGGCTGGCCGGTATTTTGGAGGAAGCTGCAATACAGGGACGGCGTGATCTGAAAGAGGTTATATTTAACGCGGCCGGAGGAGCGCTTTATCCCGGCTATACCGCTTCGGCCGTCATGATGGAAATGACCCGGGTAATCAGTGAAAATGCCGTAGGAACAAACTATGTGACAACGGTCCTGGAACATCCGTCCGCCTTTGATGCAATGGAGTTCTGTGCACGGAAAAACGGCTGCGGGCTCAGGGTGGCACAGGCCAACCGGGAAACCGGGGGAGTGGATGCCGGGGAGGTTCTGTCACTGATTGACAAAAACACCGCAGTCCTTTCCTGCATGGCAGCCTCCAATATTTCGGGCTATCAATATGACATTGAAACAATCTTCAGGGAGGCACGGAAAATTAATCCGGATCTTTATATTATCTGCGATGCCGTCCAGCATGCGCCTCACGGCACGCTGGATCCGGAAAAATACGGAGTCGATGCGATGAATTTTGCCCCGTATAAGTTCTTTGGCGTCCGGGGATTTGGAGTTGCCTATCTCTCCGACAGGGCAGCGCGCCTGGAACATAACAGGCTGTCTGGTAAACCGGCGGATGAATGGCTGGCCGGCAGCGAAACGCCCGCCCATCTGGCGGCTCTCACGGAAATTGTGAACTATGTGACGGCATTGGGAAAGAAAAAGGCGCCCGGCTGTACGGACCGAAGAAAACTGTTTGAACTCGGCATGGAGCGGATAGCCTCCCATGAGAGAGGACTGCTTCGGATTATGCTGGAGGGAACCGAAAGGGAAAAAGGCCTCCGCCATATTGAAGGAGTTAAGGTACAGATGGACGGCAGGGACTTAAGGACCCGTGATCTGATTCTGGGAATCGAATTTGAACGCCTAGGCGCCAAACAGGCGGCGGCCGAGTATGAAAAACGCGGCATCGTCACATTTGAGAGAACTTATGACAGCATTTATTCCACAAGGATGCTCGATGCATTTGCATCCAAAGGAGTTGTCAGGATATCCCCTCTCCATGTCAACACTCCCCGGGAGATGGAAGACTTTTTGAAAGTGACATCTGAAATAGCAGGACTTTAA
- a CDS encoding MurR/RpiR family transcriptional regulator — protein sequence MKSIAEKIKEMKLTKADAVIAEYILENLDTIGILTSSTLAEKIGVSDTSVIRFIRKLGYRGYSDFRSEMNARMAAQYNKEQSLLMPGEKYTQTKSRLKQDSLIRDVSSYILDNLEKSFAKLDGKVIEEVADIILNSNSKYIAGFRGTASCAYYLANRLLMLVPRVITISHADASAVETIMDITEKDCLVVFSFARYSEINKSVIDIAKKNGAKVILITDRQTSRFAAQADIVIITKVDGLGFANSYVAPFGVSEIILLAVSGRGKEECDERIHLLDAVINEEKLY from the coding sequence ATGAAAAGTATTGCTGAAAAAATAAAAGAAATGAAGCTGACAAAGGCGGATGCCGTGATAGCGGAGTACATACTCGAAAATCTCGATACCATTGGAATCCTGACATCCTCGACGCTGGCGGAGAAAATCGGCGTCAGCGATACCTCGGTAATCCGCTTTATCCGTAAACTTGGCTACAGGGGGTATTCCGATTTCCGAAGTGAAATGAACGCCCGGATGGCGGCCCAGTATAATAAGGAACAGTCACTTTTAATGCCCGGTGAAAAATATACACAGACGAAAAGCCGGTTAAAACAGGACAGCCTAATCCGGGATGTCAGCAGCTATATCCTTGATAATCTGGAGAAAAGCTTTGCAAAGCTGGACGGCAAGGTGATTGAGGAAGTTGCGGATATCATCCTGAACAGCAATTCCAAATATATAGCCGGTTTCCGCGGTACCGCAAGCTGCGCCTACTATCTGGCAAACAGGCTGTTAATGCTGGTCCCGAGGGTAATTACCATTTCCCATGCGGATGCATCGGCCGTGGAGACAATCATGGATATCACGGAAAAAGACTGTCTGGTGGTGTTCAGCTTTGCCCGCTATTCCGAGATTAACAAATCGGTGATCGACATTGCGAAAAAAAACGGCGCAAAGGTGATACTGATAACCGACCGCCAGACCTCCCGGTTTGCGGCGCAGGCGGATATTGTGATTATCACAAAGGTCGACGGTCTGGGATTTGCCAATTCCTATGTGGCTCCGTTCGGCGTGTCGGAAATTATCCTGCTGGCCGTCAGCGGCCGGGGGAAAGAGGAGTGCGATGAGCGCATACATCTGTTGGATGCGGTAATTAATGAAGAGAAACTGTATTAA
- a CDS encoding Na+/H+ antiporter NhaC family protein, giving the protein MEKENKLYFHGGLLGAWIPMITFVVIMITAALTGHISLMVFAAGAFVAVCTGFILSKDKKEFDNAVIDGVGDHMLATMTVAFIMAGILSQLLRQSGLIQGLIWLSSQLHLNANFLPVITFITCVLISTACGTTGGTCAAVTPIMLPLAVGFGCNPGLIVGAIMSGSIFGDNLAPISDTTIASAMTQETDVSSVVKTRLPYSIISGVGASLLYIYFGFRTLNAEAVMTQVDASKAPSLVMLILPVIMAFLMTKGVGLVSTMLVCNMLGIALNLALGLIPFSTMISADGPVVAGISGMAGLILFCIMLFAVLELTKRSGAFDQLISGIHSKCDTPQKAEQASAGMTIFGMIAIAASTANIIIVGPFVRQLTKKFHIARTRGANITDGLSTAFGGIVPYNSSFLLCMSLAAASGVVADTFSFREVLPYCFHSYGLIILYVGSALTGIGRKFENSVASETN; this is encoded by the coding sequence ATGGAAAAAGAAAATAAACTTTATTTTCACGGAGGACTTTTAGGGGCATGGATTCCCATGATTACATTTGTCGTCATCATGATTACGGCGGCGCTGACAGGCCATATTTCACTGATGGTATTTGCCGCCGGAGCGTTTGTGGCCGTATGCACGGGATTTATTCTCAGCAAGGATAAAAAAGAATTTGACAACGCCGTGATAGACGGCGTAGGGGATCACATGCTGGCGACCATGACCGTGGCATTTATCATGGCGGGAATTCTATCACAGCTTTTGCGCCAGAGCGGCCTGATTCAGGGCCTGATATGGCTTTCCTCACAGCTTCACCTGAATGCAAACTTTCTGCCGGTAATTACCTTTATCACCTGCGTGCTGATTTCAACGGCATGCGGCACCACAGGGGGAACATGCGCGGCTGTGACGCCGATTATGCTTCCGCTGGCCGTGGGCTTTGGCTGCAATCCGGGACTGATTGTCGGCGCAATAATGAGCGGCAGTATTTTCGGTGACAACCTGGCTCCGATCTCCGATACGACGATTGCATCGGCAATGACACAGGAGACGGACGTGTCAAGCGTTGTGAAAACGAGACTTCCGTATTCCATTATAAGCGGCGTGGGAGCAAGTCTTTTGTATATCTACTTCGGCTTCAGGACCCTGAACGCGGAAGCGGTCATGACCCAGGTGGACGCCTCCAAGGCTCCGTCCCTGGTAATGCTGATTCTACCTGTTATTATGGCGTTTTTGATGACAAAGGGGGTGGGGCTTGTTTCCACCATGCTCGTCTGCAATATGCTGGGGATTGCCTTAAATCTGGCCCTGGGCCTTATCCCGTTCAGTACGATGATTTCGGCAGACGGTCCGGTGGTGGCCGGTATCTCCGGAATGGCGGGCCTGATTTTATTCTGTATTATGCTCTTTGCCGTGCTGGAGCTTACAAAAAGATCCGGTGCATTTGACCAGTTAATCAGCGGCATTCACAGTAAATGCGATACGCCGCAGAAAGCGGAGCAGGCCAGTGCGGGAATGACGATTTTCGGCATGATTGCAATCGCGGCCAGTACGGCCAATATTATCATAGTGGGGCCTTTTGTCAGGCAGCTGACAAAAAAGTTTCATATTGCCAGGACCAGGGGGGCCAATATTACGGATGGCCTGAGCACGGCTTTCGGAGGCATCGTTCCCTACAATTCCTCTTTCCTGCTCTGTATGAGCCTCGCGGCAGCGTCGGGAGTGGTTGCGGATACATTTTCCTTCAGGGAGGTACTGCCGTATTGCTTCCACAGTTATGGACTGATTATTCTCTATGTCGGCAGCGCCCTGACCGGAATCGGACGCAAATTTGAAAACAGCGTGGCATCTGAAACAAATTAA
- a CDS encoding HD domain-containing protein produces MNTVEEKIEFLSRYLPCITQVEDKEKAAAVADVWRKALRMSPWETIDQAKFKEGMDHVSLISHVNSAIECALAMNRIIKKYHDVECDEQRLILFGLLHDVDKVVEYEYDGQGELVKSDIAKKIQHGVLSAMLAREAGFDMDMIHLIITHTHDQNMKPAFREGILFGYADLCDWEMTCKYAEP; encoded by the coding sequence GTGAACACAGTGGAGGAAAAGATTGAATTTCTGTCCCGGTATCTTCCATGTATCACACAGGTGGAGGATAAGGAGAAGGCGGCGGCAGTGGCGGACGTATGGAGGAAGGCGCTTCGGATGAGTCCCTGGGAGACGATTGACCAGGCGAAATTTAAGGAAGGAATGGATCATGTTTCCCTGATTTCCCATGTCAATTCGGCGATCGAATGTGCTCTTGCCATGAACCGGATTATCAAAAAATATCATGACGTTGAATGTGATGAACAGCGTCTCATTCTGTTCGGCCTGCTTCATGACGTGGATAAAGTCGTCGAATATGAATATGACGGACAGGGAGAGCTGGTAAAAAGCGATATTGCAAAGAAAATCCAGCACGGCGTTCTGTCGGCCATGCTGGCCAGGGAGGCGGGATTTGACATGGATATGATCCATCTCATTATCACCCACACCCACGACCAGAATATGAAACCGGCGTTCAGGGAAGGAATCCTGTTTGGATATGCAGATCTCTGTGACTGGGAGATGACCTGCAAATATGCAGAGCCGTAA
- a CDS encoding pyridoxal phosphate-dependent aminotransferase produces MFSRRANNVTPSFTVELNARIAELNRSGEDIIKLNIGEPDFNTPDNIKDAAKAAIDNNFTRYTPIQGIPDLRKAIIDKLREDNGVEYTMNEVCVTTGAKQALFEAALTLADEGDEVIIPTPCWVSYVDMVKIAGGIPVQVPAVGYGKDRYHLDLEAIAKAVTPRTTAIIINSPNNPASVVYTREELEGLVALAVENDFWIISDEVYEKLLYDGSEHICVASISPEAKAHTVVVNGCSKSYAMTGWRLGYAAGPENCMKKIRGLQGHITSGINSITQKAGVEAIMGHQRSVEAMRQEFDRRRQMMGEKLRAIPHVETTDSLGAFYYLPDVSWYFGKKWQGGVIENSIDMATYLLETVKVAVVPGDAFYAPGCLRLSYSNSMENLEKGLDRLASALAALKRT; encoded by the coding sequence ATGTTCAGCAGAAGAGCAAATAACGTAACGCCATCCTTTACCGTGGAACTGAACGCAAGAATCGCGGAGCTTAACCGCAGCGGTGAGGATATCATCAAACTGAATATCGGGGAACCGGATTTTAACACGCCGGACAATATTAAAGATGCGGCAAAGGCGGCAATTGACAATAATTTTACAAGATATACTCCCATACAGGGCATTCCGGACCTCCGAAAGGCCATCATCGATAAATTAAGGGAGGACAACGGAGTAGAATACACCATGAACGAAGTCTGCGTCACTACCGGAGCCAAACAGGCGCTGTTTGAGGCAGCGCTGACGCTGGCCGACGAGGGCGACGAAGTCATTATTCCCACACCGTGCTGGGTAAGTTATGTAGATATGGTAAAGATTGCGGGAGGGATTCCGGTGCAGGTTCCCGCTGTCGGGTATGGAAAAGACAGATATCACCTGGATTTAGAGGCAATCGCAAAAGCAGTTACCCCCAGGACAACCGCAATCATCATCAACTCCCCGAACAATCCGGCCAGTGTCGTCTATACGCGTGAAGAACTGGAAGGGCTTGTGGCGCTGGCGGTGGAAAACGATTTCTGGATTATATCGGATGAGGTATATGAAAAACTGCTGTACGACGGCTCCGAACATATATGTGTCGCATCCATTTCACCGGAGGCGAAAGCGCATACGGTGGTGGTAAACGGATGCTCAAAGAGCTATGCAATGACGGGATGGAGACTGGGATATGCGGCGGGGCCCGAGAACTGCATGAAAAAAATCCGCGGCCTGCAGGGGCATATCACATCCGGCATTAACTCTATCACACAGAAGGCGGGGGTAGAGGCAATCATGGGCCACCAGAGGTCCGTGGAGGCAATGAGGCAGGAATTTGACAGACGCAGGCAGATGATGGGGGAAAAACTGCGGGCAATTCCTCATGTTGAAACAACGGACTCCCTGGGCGCCTTTTATTATCTGCCCGATGTTTCATGGTATTTCGGAAAAAAGTGGCAGGGAGGAGTGATTGAAAATTCCATCGATATGGCAACCTATCTTTTGGAGACCGTCAAGGTGGCGGTAGTGCCGGGAGACGCATTCTATGCGCCGGGATGCCTGAGACTTTCCTACTCGAATTCCATGGAAAACCTGGAGAAGGGCCTTGACAGACTGGCATCTGCGCTGGCAGCATTAAAAAGAACATGA